Proteins encoded in a region of the Nicotiana tomentosiformis chromosome 9, ASM39032v3, whole genome shotgun sequence genome:
- the LOC104092671 gene encoding uncharacterized protein encodes MGGFISRFWFMMFPAKEYKIVVVGLDNAGKTTTLYKLHLGEVVTTNPTVGSNVEELVYKNIRFEVWDLGGQERLRTSWATYYRGTHAVIAVIDSTDRARISIMKDELFRLLPHEDLQSAVLLVFANKQDLKDAMTPAEITDALSLHSIKNHDWHIQACSALTGDGLYDGLGWIAQRVPGKAPT; translated from the exons ATGGGAGGTTTCATATCGAGATTCTGGTTCATGATGTTTCCAGCAAAAGAGTACAAGATCGTTGTAGTTGGGTTGGATAACGCCGGTAAAACGACGACGCTTTACAAGTTGCATTTAGGAGAGGTGGTTACTACAAATCCTACTGTTGGTAGTAATGTTGAAGAGCTTGTTTATAAGAACATACGATTTGAG GTCTGGGATCTTGGTGGGCAAGAAAGACTGAGGACATCATGGGCAACTTACTATCGCGGAACTCATGCTGTCATTGCAGTTATTGATAGCACTGACAGAGCCAGGATTTCCATTATGAAGGACGAGTTGTTCAGGTTGCTCCCACACGAGGATCTGCAAAGTGCGGTTCTACTAGTCTTTGCGAACAAACAGGACCTTAAAGATGCCATGACCCCTGCAGAGATAACCGATGCGCTTTCTCTTCATAGCATCAAGAACCATGATTGGCATATTCAAGCCTGCAGTGCCTTGACTGGTGACGGTTTATACGATGGTTTAGGGTGGATTGCGCAGCGAGTTCCTGGTAAAGCACCAACCTAG